A window of Pararhizobium gei contains these coding sequences:
- a CDS encoding tartrate dehydrogenase — MTLEKRTNRIHKIASIAGDGIGKEVVPEGLRVLEAASKKFGFELQIDTFDFASCDYYVKHGQMMPEDWKAQIGSHDAIFFGAVGWPEIVPDHISLWGSLIRFRREFDQYVSLRPVRLMPGVTSPLAGRGPGDIDFYVVRENTEGEYSSVGGRIFPGTERETVLQETVMTRIGVDRILKFAFDLAQTRPRKRLTSATKSNGISISMPYWDERVEEMAKSYPDIAWDKYHIDILCAHFVLNPDRFDVVVASNLFGDILSDLGPACTGTIGIAPSGNINPERKFPSLFEPVHGSAPDIAGQGVANPIGQIWSAAMMLEHLGEYDASAAVMAGIETVLADQRLRTRDLGGSADTVTCGTAVAETLG, encoded by the coding sequence ATGACTTTGGAAAAAAGAACCAACCGCATACACAAGATCGCTTCCATCGCCGGTGACGGCATCGGCAAGGAAGTCGTTCCCGAAGGCCTCCGGGTTCTTGAAGCGGCGTCGAAGAAGTTCGGCTTCGAGCTCCAGATCGACACCTTCGACTTTGCCTCCTGCGACTACTACGTGAAGCACGGCCAAATGATGCCGGAGGACTGGAAGGCGCAGATCGGCAGCCATGATGCCATCTTCTTCGGCGCAGTCGGCTGGCCAGAGATCGTTCCCGACCATATCTCGCTCTGGGGCTCGCTCATCCGGTTCCGGCGCGAGTTCGACCAGTATGTCAGTCTGAGGCCCGTGCGGTTGATGCCGGGCGTGACCTCGCCGCTGGCCGGGCGTGGTCCAGGGGACATCGATTTCTACGTCGTCCGTGAAAACACCGAGGGCGAATATTCATCGGTCGGCGGGCGCATTTTCCCGGGAACCGAGCGGGAAACGGTTCTCCAGGAAACGGTGATGACGCGCATCGGCGTCGATCGGATCCTGAAATTCGCCTTCGATCTCGCGCAGACGCGCCCCCGCAAGCGGCTGACCTCCGCCACCAAGTCGAACGGTATCTCCATCTCGATGCCCTATTGGGACGAGAGGGTCGAGGAGATGGCGAAGTCCTATCCGGATATCGCCTGGGACAAATACCATATCGATATTCTCTGCGCCCATTTTGTTCTCAATCCCGATCGCTTCGACGTGGTTGTGGCATCAAACCTGTTCGGCGACATCCTGTCTGATCTGGGACCGGCCTGCACCGGTACGATCGGCATCGCGCCGTCGGGAAACATCAACCCGGAGCGGAAATTCCCCTCTTTGTTCGAGCCCGTCCACGGATCGGCGCCGGACATCGCAGGACAGGGCGTTGCCAATCCGATCGGCCAGATATGGTCGGCCGCGATGATGCTGGAACATCTTGGAGAGTATGACGCCAGCGCAGCCGTGATGGCTGGCATCGAGACCGTTCTCGCGGACCAAAGGCTGCGGACACGCGACCTTGGCGGAAGCGCGGATACCGTCACCTGCGGAACTGCCGTCGCGGAGACTCTTGGATGA
- a CDS encoding mandelate racemase/muconate lactonizing enzyme family protein produces the protein MRIVDVCEVTKPIASPIRNAYIDFSKMTASLVAVVTDVVRDGRRVVGYGFNSNGRYGQGGLIRERFKDRILEADPADLINDIGTNLDPHKIWAKMMMNEKPGGHGERSVAVGTIDMAIWDAVAKIEGKPLFRHLADMKGREANPKVFVYAAGGYYYPGKDNSALRKEMRGYLDRGYNVVKMKIGGASIDEDRGRIESVLEEIGSQAKLAVDANGRFDLETGIAYAKMLRDYPLFWYEEIGDPLDYSLQAAISEFYDGPMATGENLFSHQDARNLLRHGGMRPDRDFLQFDCALSYGLVEYLRTLDVLRQFGWSPSRCIPHGGHQMSLNIAAGLGLGGNESYPDLFQPYGGFPDGVKVIDGHITMPELPGIGFEGKSDLIKVMRELAE, from the coding sequence ATGCGTATCGTCGACGTCTGCGAAGTCACCAAGCCCATCGCTTCGCCCATCCGCAATGCCTATATCGACTTCTCGAAGATGACAGCCAGCCTCGTCGCCGTCGTCACCGATGTCGTCAGGGACGGTCGCCGCGTCGTCGGCTATGGCTTCAACTCGAACGGTCGTTATGGCCAGGGTGGCCTTATCCGCGAACGGTTCAAGGACCGTATTCTCGAAGCCGATCCGGCAGACCTGATCAACGACATCGGCACAAATCTCGACCCGCACAAGATCTGGGCGAAAATGATGATGAACGAAAAGCCCGGCGGTCATGGCGAGCGGTCGGTCGCCGTTGGCACCATCGACATGGCGATCTGGGATGCGGTCGCCAAGATCGAGGGCAAGCCGCTCTTTCGCCATCTCGCCGACATGAAGGGCCGGGAAGCCAACCCGAAGGTCTTCGTCTATGCCGCCGGCGGCTACTACTACCCAGGCAAGGACAACAGCGCGCTGCGCAAGGAAATGCGCGGCTATCTCGACCGCGGCTACAATGTCGTGAAAATGAAGATCGGCGGCGCCTCCATTGACGAAGACCGCGGCCGCATCGAATCCGTCCTGGAGGAAATCGGCTCGCAGGCGAAGCTTGCAGTGGATGCAAACGGTCGCTTCGATCTGGAGACCGGCATCGCCTATGCCAAGATGCTCCGCGACTACCCGCTCTTCTGGTACGAGGAAATCGGCGACCCGCTGGACTATTCGCTGCAGGCGGCGATCTCCGAATTCTACGATGGCCCGATGGCGACCGGCGAAAACCTCTTCTCCCACCAGGATGCCCGCAACCTGCTGCGCCACGGCGGCATGCGGCCCGACCGTGACTTCCTGCAGTTCGACTGCGCGCTTTCGTACGGTCTCGTCGAGTACCTTCGCACGCTCGACGTGCTGCGCCAGTTCGGCTGGTCGCCGTCGCGCTGCATCCCGCATGGCGGTCACCAGATGTCGCTCAACATCGCCGCTGGCCTCGGGCTGGGCGGTAACGAGAGCTATCCGGATCTGTTCCAGCCCTATGGCGGCTTCCCGGACGGCGTGAAGGTCATCGACGGCCACATCACCATGCCGGAACTGCCGGGCATCGGCTTCGAAGGCAAGTCCGACCTGATCAAGGTCATGCGTGAACTCGCCGAGTAG